The following are from one region of the Gammaproteobacteria bacterium genome:
- the recX gene encoding Regulatory protein RecX, with protein MPFEDRASARAKALELLTRREHSRRELHIKLRTRGFSAKDAETAVECLADQGLQSDDRFLESFVEGRATRGQGPLKIAAELRLRGLTGERVTTALNFHAERWRDLACSVRVRRFGILPPADNRDRAAQMRFLVQRGFTSEQIQAAFVIFSD; from the coding sequence ATGCCGTTCGAGGACCGCGCCTCGGCGCGCGCCAAAGCGCTTGAGCTATTGACGCGACGAGAGCACTCCCGGCGTGAACTGCATATCAAGTTGCGTACCCGTGGGTTTTCCGCTAAGGACGCCGAAACAGCCGTTGAGTGCCTTGCCGATCAGGGTCTTCAAAGTGATGATCGATTCCTGGAGTCGTTCGTTGAGGGACGCGCCACGCGGGGGCAGGGTCCACTGAAAATTGCCGCTGAGTTGCGTTTGCGAGGCTTAACCGGCGAAAGAGTAACTACCGCTCTTAATTTCCATGCCGAACGCTGGCGTGATTTAGCGTGCTCGGTACGGGTGCGACGTTTCGGAATTCTTCCTCCAGCCGATAATCGAGATCGAGCTGCACAGATGCGTTTTCTCGTTCAGCGTGGATTCACTAGTGAACAGATACAAGCAGCCTTCGTTATTTTCAGCGACTAA
- the recA gene encoding DNA recombination/repair protein RecA, which produces MAMDDNRKKALASSLAQIERQFGKGSVMRLGDASTATDITVIPTGSLGLDVALGVGGLPRGRVVEIYGPESSGKTTLTLHVIAQAQRAGGTAAFIDAEHALDAQYAARLKVNLKELLVSQPDTGEQALEIADALVRSGAVDIVVIDSVAALTPKAEIEGEMGDSHVGLHARLMSQALRKLTANIKRSNTLVVFINQIRMKIGVTFGNPETTTGGNALKFYASVRLDIRRIGSIKKGDEVIGNETRVKVVKNKVAPPFKQAEFDILYNEGISREGELIEMGVALGLVEKSGAWYSYNSTRIGQGKDNARNYLREHAELAVDLEAKVRSKALANPEQVIITTLLDSDMSASEDVNLEQEE; this is translated from the coding sequence ATGGCAATGGATGACAATCGAAAGAAGGCCCTGGCCTCTTCCCTGGCTCAAATTGAGCGTCAGTTTGGCAAGGGGTCGGTGATGCGCTTGGGGGATGCCTCCACAGCCACCGATATTACTGTTATTCCCACCGGTTCTCTTGGTTTAGATGTTGCACTCGGAGTAGGTGGACTACCTCGTGGACGGGTAGTGGAGATTTATGGGCCGGAATCTTCCGGTAAGACTACCCTTACTCTTCACGTCATTGCTCAAGCTCAACGTGCGGGCGGTACTGCGGCATTCATTGACGCCGAGCATGCCCTGGATGCCCAATATGCCGCTCGACTCAAGGTGAATCTTAAAGAACTCTTAGTATCACAACCTGACACTGGTGAACAGGCATTGGAAATTGCCGATGCCTTGGTTCGTTCGGGGGCGGTGGATATCGTGGTCATTGATTCAGTGGCTGCACTCACTCCCAAAGCTGAAATCGAAGGCGAGATGGGTGACTCCCACGTTGGATTGCACGCGCGCCTGATGTCGCAAGCGTTACGCAAACTCACCGCCAACATCAAGCGTTCCAATACCTTGGTTGTATTCATCAATCAAATTCGGATGAAGATCGGAGTTACGTTTGGTAACCCCGAAACGACTACTGGTGGCAATGCACTGAAATTTTATGCTTCGGTACGTCTGGACATCCGTCGCATTGGTTCAATCAAGAAAGGTGATGAGGTCATTGGCAACGAGACCCGCGTCAAAGTAGTGAAAAATAAGGTCGCGCCGCCCTTCAAGCAGGCGGAGTTTGACATACTTTACAATGAGGGTATCTCACGGGAGGGAGAACTGATTGAAATGGGAGTAGCGCTAGGATTGGTAGAAAAATCCGGTGCTTGGTACAGTTATAACAGCACCCGCATCGGTCAGGGTAAGGATAATGCGCGTAACTATCTACGGGAGCACGCAGAACTCGCGGTGGATTTGGAAGCCAAGGTTCGCTCCAAGGCTTTGGCTAATCCCGAACAAGTGATTATTACGACATTATTGGACTCAGATATGAGCGCGAGTGAGGATGTGAACCTGGAGCAGGAGGAATAG